Genomic DNA from Nocardioides aquaticus:
CGCGGTCTTCCGGCACGGGGCCTCCTGTGGAGAACAAGCAGAATCTGTGGACAATCACGCTCAGGACGTGCACCGGAGCGGTGGATAACTCGTCAATCACCGGTGCCGCGTCGCACCACGGCCGTTCCGGTCTTCCGCGACCGTGAGGCCTCCGGCAGCCACGTCACCGGCCTCGCCGGCTCCTGCCGCCGCCTCGACCACCCCGACGCTGGGACGGCCCCGACCGCGGCCCCGAACCACCCGGAGGACCGGCGGTCGACGATACCCGTGCCGGCTCGGCCCAGCGAACGCGCACGGCCCGGACGGTCGACGCGTCGTCCCCGGGACCCGTCGCGACGTCGACCGGCTCGACGCCCCCGGGACCCACCTGCACCAGCTCGGGCGCGGCCCACCCGTGCCGTGCGAGCAGGGGCCTGACAGCGCGGATCTCCTCGCCGGCGGTGGAGCCCTTCAGCGCCAGGACGTGGCCGTCCGGCGACGTCAGCGGCATGCACCACTCGAGCAGACGCCCGAGGGGGGCCACCGCGCGCGAGGTCACCACGTCGAACAGCGCCGACCCGTGCAGGTCCTCGGCGCGGGACCTCACGACCGTCACGTTGTCCAGGCCGAGCGCGTCGACGACCTCGGTGAGGAAGGTCGTCCGCCGCAGCAGCGGCTCGACCAGGGTCACGTCGAGGTCCGGGCGCCCGATCGCAAGCACCAGGCCCGGCAGGCCGGCACCGCTGCCGACGTC
This window encodes:
- the rsmG gene encoding 16S rRNA (guanine(527)-N(7))-methyltransferase RsmG is translated as MPGVEQYAALLASDGVVRGLIGPREVPRLWDRHLVNSMALAPAIAVGARVADVGSGAGLPGLVLAIGRPDLDVTLVEPLLRRTTFLTEVVDALGLDNVTVVRSRAEDLHGSALFDVVTSRAVAPLGRLLEWCMPLTSPDGHVLALKGSTAGEEIRAVRPLLARHGWAAPELVQVGPGGVEPVDVATGPGDDASTVRAVRVRWAEPARVSSTAGPPGGSGPRSGPSQRRGGRGGGRSRRGR